The nucleotide window ATCGATTTGCAAACCATGGTTCTCAGCATAAAGCACGCCAAGTTTTTCGGAAACGCTGCCGTCATCATTCATCTCATTGATGCCCATATAGTGGGCAGGCAGGACAAGCAGTTCATCGGCAAGTTCTTTATAACGCTTATACAACGTGTTCCTCAGATCACCCACCCAGTCTTGTGCCAATCCAGCAAGGTCAGGGCGTCCGATTGAGTCGATGAACAGAATGTCACCTGTCAGCAAGTATTGGTCATCTATGATGAACGAAGTACTTCCAATTGTATGACCAGGAGAGTACAAAGCCTGTATGACAGTGTTTCCAACCTTGATTTCATCACCATCCTGAAGTGGTTCATAATGGAAGGTAACTTCTTCTGCGTCTTTAGGGGGAAGGTAATATTTAGCTCCCACTTTATCTGCAAGCTTCTTACCGCCGGAAATATGGTCAGCATGAAGATGGGTATCAAGAAGGGCAACAAGTTTAAAATCCTTGCCAGTCATGAACTCCTCATACTGCTCAATCATCCGGTTTGTATCGATGATCGCAGCCTCGCCATTGGATTCGACAAGATAGGAAAGGCAGCCCTTGCCAATCCTGACGAATTGATAGAGCGATCCGCCATTTTTCAGGTCACCGATTTTAACAGGCTCTAAATGTTCACTCCAGGCTTTCATGCCGCCTTCAATGGAGTAGACATTCGTATAGCCTGCCTCTTCGATTTGTTCAGCTACAAATTCAGATGAACCGCCTTTTGCACATACAACGTAAATTTCCTGATCTTTCGGCAGGACATTCTTTACGGGATCCACACCTTCTAGCAGGTCAAAATAAGGTGTATTATGGACTTTTACATTCCGGCCTTCGATTTTCCAATCATCGAAGTCATCAGTATTTCTTGTATCAAGGATAAACAGGTCTTCATGGTTAATGACTTTTCGAGCTAATTCTTTTGCTGTAATTGTCTGTACCATTTCATTCCTCCTGTTATGCTTTGATTTCTAGAATGTCAATGTAATATCTGCATCGCTTGCGAAGTGAAGGAATGAAGCTGCTCCACCCACGTCAATGCCATCAACGAACTGGTCTTTTTCAAGGGACATTACGTCCATTGTCATCTGGCAGGCAATCATCTTGACACCCATTTCAGCTGCCATTTCAACAAGCTGCTCAACTGGAGGAACGTTTTCTCTTGCAAAGCCTTCCTGGAAGTGCTCTGTTCCTGCCGGCATAGGAAGTTGCTTATGCGCTTCCTTGTGGATCAGGTTAAGCCCTTCAAATGTGAAGAAAATTCCTACTTCTGCATCTGTTGCTGCTGCCGCAGTCGCGATATTGAATACTTTATATGCGTCGAACATTCCGCCGTTAGAGGCGATGATAGCTACTTTCATTATTTGGTTCCTCCTTATTTTTCAACTGATGTTTCCGTCGGGCCTGTCCAGTCCTTCATCCCGGAAACAACATTAATAGGTTTCTTGAATCCTTTTTCGGCAAGCTTCTTCGCTGCCATATCACTTCTTGATCCGGAGCGGCAAATGATATAGACATCCTCTTCAGGATCCAATTCATTGAACCGCTGCTCCAGTTCTCCAAGCGGAATCGATTTTGCATTAGGAATATGGCCAAAAGCATATTCAGCAGATTCCCTTACGTCAAGAATGGTTATCTTCTCTTCGCCTTCCAATTTTGCCAGCACTTCTTCAAGTGTGGATGTATGTGGGTGTGGCGATTCATTGTTCAGTTCATCTTCACTCGCTTTACGGACATAATGCTTTAGCACATCTCCATCCGTGATTGTACCAAGGTATTGATTGCCTGTACTTTCTGCCCATGCTTTCAGGTCTGTTGTAGATCCTTTGTCAGTCGCCTGCACTTCAATAACCTGTCCAGGTTCCATCTCATTCATGGATTTCTTCGTTTTGACAATCGGCATCGGGCACGCAAGTCCTTTTGCGTCCAGTACTTTATCCGCAGAAATTGACATAGTAATCCCCCTTCCTAAAGCTTAGTATTTTATGAATTCGCGG belongs to Mesobacillus sp. AQ2 and includes:
- a CDS encoding MBL fold metallo-hydrolase → MVQTITAKELARKVINHEDLFILDTRNTDDFDDWKIEGRNVKVHNTPYFDLLEGVDPVKNVLPKDQEIYVVCAKGGSSEFVAEQIEEAGYTNVYSIEGGMKAWSEHLEPVKIGDLKNGGSLYQFVRIGKGCLSYLVESNGEAAIIDTNRMIEQYEEFMTGKDFKLVALLDTHLHADHISGGKKLADKVGAKYYLPPKDAEEVTFHYEPLQDGDEIKVGNTVIQALYSPGHTIGSTSFIIDDQYLLTGDILFIDSIGRPDLAGLAQDWVGDLRNTLYKRYKELADELLVLPAHYMGINEMNDDGSVSEKLGVLYAENHGLQIDSEETFRKTVTENLPPQPNSYQEIRQTNMGKINPDIEEQREMEIGPNRCAVR
- a CDS encoding DsrE/DsrF/DrsH-like family protein: MKVAIIASNGGMFDAYKVFNIATAAAATDAEVGIFFTFEGLNLIHKEAHKQLPMPAGTEHFQEGFARENVPPVEQLVEMAAEMGVKMIACQMTMDVMSLEKDQFVDGIDVGGAASFLHFASDADITLTF
- a CDS encoding sulfurtransferase TusA family protein produces the protein MSISADKVLDAKGLACPMPIVKTKKSMNEMEPGQVIEVQATDKGSTTDLKAWAESTGNQYLGTITDGDVLKHYVRKASEDELNNESPHPHTSTLEEVLAKLEGEEKITILDVRESAEYAFGHIPNAKSIPLGELEQRFNELDPEEDVYIICRSGSRSDMAAKKLAEKGFKKPINVVSGMKDWTGPTETSVEK